A stretch of DNA from Diospyros lotus cultivar Yz01 chromosome 14, ASM1463336v1, whole genome shotgun sequence:
CTTTTGTCTTTGGGTTATATTTTTGAGGGGGAGCACCTTGACCTAATCAATCATTTGTTTCAACCATGAACATGTTACTTAATATGTGTCTATACTTTGATGCTCTCTATTTTTGACACCTTCTCTCATGGTGTGTTGAAATGCTTATGAGAAACTTCTTGTTCCCTTTTCTGAGAGAGCTGCAGgaatgatttgttatttttggcaTACAGATTGAATTATATATGTATCCTTTGAGTGGAAAATCGTGATACTTGTTTAAGACAACTTCTATGTTTGTTTGTTTCCTTTTCATTTACATGCCTCAtctattaaaaaatgtttaccATTGCCCACTGGGTTGCCCATTACTATAGATGGTCTTAGAAacaattttgcaattttttttaattatgttgttCACCAGGTTTTCTGTTTAGCTGATCTATTGTTTTCCATTATTTGCATTTTTTCCATCAACATTCAGTCGATAGAAATCCAGAAGAGGGTTGGGGCATTTGCATTGGCATTGGAGACGATAAACAAATGCTTGTCTGAAGCAATTTGTGCCCTATCACTGGGTAGATTGGATGGTGAGAGCCGAACTACTGGGCTAATTCATTCTGGCAACGAGATTCTGGAGACATTCAAGTATTTTCCTGAAGTCAGGTGCTTTCATGCTTGACCTTTGcgactttgatttttttttttttttttttttgtgttttataaTCTGCCTTTTATGATTAATGACCTATTGTGAGTAATGTGCGGGTGTGGAGAAAAGGAAAGCCCCAATCCTAACCCcaaaaaatgaagcaaatgCACATGCAgacattaaacaaaaaaataaaaccgaCTTTTCCGAATAATTAGCAAACACTGGAAAAGCTTTCTCAAATAGACTAGTTTTAAAACTACAGTGGAACTTCTTCCAGTTGATTGCCCCCATGTGTCCATCATTCTCTGTTTACAGGTTCTCCTTTTGTTGATTTAGCACAAGATAACTAGACTTTTCATGCGGTCCTTTTTTCAAATTGTCAACCATAATTTGATTttgtgaattaattaaaaatttttttttggtatgtttATGAATTGCACCTGTATGATGTTGCAATCCTTTTCCAAATGTATTTGGtgtttcttattttgttatgtgTATAATATATCAGGCGAACGGTGTAATTTTACAATTCTTGACAATTTTTATTCTGCCTTTGGACCATGTTTTGTGGTTTGATGTTTGTTGTATATTATGTATGTTGTTGCCTACCCTTGATTTTGGCTCTTCATTACTTGTGAGGTAATGTTTATGACTTCCCGCTTTCCTGACTGAAAAATCACTTGCACTATCTCAGTCTTCTGGAGCGAGAACATGTTATGGAACAAGAAACTGTGTTAAGGCAGCTGGAGGCCATTTTAACTATCCTTAGGTTGGCCAGAGCTGGCCGTTATTTAGATACTCTGAGGGAGGTTGCCAAGATTCCATTTCTTCCTTTAGATCCACGAGCACCAGATACTGCAAATGATGTGTTCCAGAATTTATCTCCCCATGTCCAAGCTTGTGTTCCAGACCTTCTGAAGGTTTCTCTTCATTGCCTGGACAATGTCACAGATTCAGATGGATCACTCCGTGCCTTGAaggccaaggtatgttctcttGGGCTGAGTAGATCTTGCCCTCTCTTTTGATTACTGTGTACAATGATTAGGTTTTTTTGTCTTACATAATGCAAAATTGTGCAAACTCATGCTGATTATGTGAATGCTTGATGccatttatttgaaatttttattcaatACAGTAGAATTCCTAGCCTGTTCAAACTTTTCTTATTGATCAAGATGCCTTCTTCACTCTGCTATAATTAACTCACTTTATCCTAGCTCTCAGCCAGTTTTAGGCCTGTGGATCAAAGTTTAATCTGAATAGGTCCCTCTATTTATGAATACTCTTAGAGCCAAGCAACTTGCCCATCTTGGTTCTGTTTAAAATGCTGTAACACGAACATTTTTTCCCTTTAGAAAGAGATGTTAAGATGCTGAATTGACTTGCTTCTATATGTGTAGCCAAATAATCACATCTACTCCCAGTGGGCTTTTTCATCACACGGCTAATAGGGTATTGCAGTTCTAAATATCTAATGATCATGGAACTTTATCCTTGTCTTTGGTTCTTGTATCAGTAATATCGGAGCCAGATGAATTGTATAAACAAGGGTAATGATTCCTTTTGAGGTGTAGTTTGAACCTCTAttacgattattatgaaatagGAGCAGGTCCCACATGTTCTAAAATGTGGTACAATAGGGGTAAACTAAGATATGTTATTATCAaagtttaagatatttttaaagcCTTTGTCTTGGAACAGGTCCCACATGTTCTAGAATGTGGTACAATAGGGGTAAACTaagatatattattatcaaaGGTTAAGATACTTTTAAAGCCTGTGTCTTTTTAACAGTTATTTATCCCATGAAATGGCACAATGTGTGTTTTTCCCCTTTAAACATATTAATCAAAACATTATGATCTTCATTTTTCAAGCAAAGACTACTATACATAAAATTGTATTTGTTATGTATGTAAATTCTCTCCTTTCCAATGATTAAAAAATTGGTGGGCATTGAACTGGAAAGGGGAGACGATCAAGGGTCAGTGGTCGGACTGCCGTTGAATTGGGATGtactatttattaaataaataaatatataataattgaaattatgatttagaaataaaaattaaatccataagatattttcatgaaaaattatgatattCATGACATATTCTCAAGACAATTCAAAATCCATGACAAATTGTGATCTTCGACAATCTTACTTTCAGTTGTTGCTAAAAAATGACTACTATTCATCAACAAGTTCCAGCTTGCCATGATCATCTAAAAAGAAGCTACTCAAACtgcttaataattaatacaattgTTGTGGTAGTCTTGTAGGTCTCTCGTCCCTTGCTACATCTGTTAGTGCCTCAAGCATGTGGGTTTCCTCCTTACCCTCCCCTTCCCTCTGATTCTCTGAACCTTGTGTTCAGTTTAACTTTAAGCAAAAAAGAAGGTTGGGTACCTTCCCCCATCCTGCACTGCTTGAGTTGAGGGACCTAATGCAATAGATAAGTGGTCATGGGATTTCCATCCAATCACCAATTGCCTGGATGTGCTGGTCTTGTGGATCCTGCTTTTCTTGCTGTATGGGTTTGTGCCTCAAGCGTGCGCCCCCTTCCCCAGCCTTGTGTTCAGTTTAACTTAAAgcaaaaagtaataataattatagTATAATTGTGGTCTTTGCagacctatatatataatattttcaaaaatgcacaAAAACTAAACAGTGCTGCATTAATGGTTGTTACATTCAAATAATAGAAACTTGTTAATGGATCAAAACGAAAGTGACTAAAAGAGGAGTAGAAAAAGggtaaaaattaactatttgaATTGGAATGGTTCAGCTTGTTCACAGTTGAACCACCCAGTTGAACATCGGCTGGTTGCTGATGTCCAGTACGACCTGGTTTTTACATGATTCATTCCTATGAAAGTACTTTCAAaggataaaatttgaaattataggGATTGTTAGGGTTGGTAAATGCAGTGTTTTGGAATGAAAATGTAATATGTTTTAGAATATGCATACCAATTCTTAATATGCtagggtgtttttttttttttttcttgccagCAGGAGTATAAACTTGTGGGGTGCATGTGGATATGCTATTCTATCATTATAAGGTTGCCGTAAGACTGGATGCACTACTGATGCCCTGCTGATGCCCGGGGgcaataggattttaattttgtttatttttacttttgatgTGAATGTTTTAGTTGCTTGAACTGCAAGAAACTGGTCATAAATAATGATGATTGACGAATTAGAATTCATGTTGCCTACCACACCTAATGGAATTAAGCTTGATATGTTGAAGTGTAAGAAACTGCTTTGGGAGAATAAGTTCAGTTAGTTCATAAGCTTCTGTAGTGGTCATTTAAGGATATGGGGGTTTTCACAATTCGGTTGGTTTTCTGAACTTATCGACTGTATTAGCTATGGAGaaaccaaataattcatataaCAATTTCATGAGCAAATTTGATCTATGCGGACCATTCAGATTCTCTGTGGAGTCTGATTTTATCTAAGAGTATTTTTGGCCTCTGCAGATCGCAAATTTACTTGCCAACAATTTGAATAGGAGCTGGCCGCGTGATTTGTACGAAAGGGTTGCTCGAACCCTGTGAAGAACACGATGGCCGGCCGTGGTATCCAATGATGACAAGGTTAATGACGAATGTATGGATCTTGTACAAAAATGTAAGCGTTATGGCAGTGAGAAGAATCTTGGGGTGATTTGTTTTTGTTCCTCTCCTCTCTTGCCGTTGCTATTCTTGGTAACATCTTTCCTTTATACCTTCTTGATGAATTGTTTTATGTTCACctgttgctttttttttttttgggggggggggggggggggggggtgtggttGGTTTGGTTTCATGTTTAGGGAAAAGGGAGAAAACTAACTAGCctgttaaaaaaacaaaaagtgcTGTGTACTACTATAAACAAAAGGAGGAGAAAACAAATTTTGTCGATGTACTTTGCCGCTTTCAGGAATTTGGGATGGGAGAAATGTATTAGTGGCTGCCCATTTGTAGATCTGATCTCATCATTAGCGAAAGAACTCTGCTCATTGAAGTGCAAAATACTCTACTTGCTCCCCTTTCTCCTagtcaaaatatgttttagcCTTCGGTTAGTCATTTGTTTTTCTGCTGTTTAAAATTTGATGGGTCAAacattatgaaatttagatACATAAGATATTTGcgagttaatatatatatatatatatgtatgtataaccCAGCTGAGGCGGTTGCACTTTCAACATGAACATGACGGAGGGGGATGGACGTTGGTTGGGATGGTGGCAGAGCAGGTGGTCGGAATATGTTTATGTTTAGGTCAGTGGGCTAAGTTAGAGCCTTGCTGGTATTGTTGTGTTTTAAAGCGTAATAATGTTTTAttgacttatttttttaaagcaCAATTGCtttcttttccaaaaaaaaaaaaagtcaagttaatatcaaacaaaaataagagaTTTACCggttttttttcataaaaagactAACAGGAAAGCATAGtcatgaatagtttatttttttataattattatttctttcgTAATTATGttactttttaaaatagtaagtagtattttagtttttttaatcattttataaatttactatttttaaataaacataaaattatatttaaccATTTAATATTATCTCACGGTGTAGCAGATACAGCAGAACATTTCTAATTCTGAATAAGATACATGGTCATAAATAAAATGTACACGTATACAGACAAGATGTCAACTTCTGTACGCATCGTATGAACACTAACCGATGCTTCTTGTGACACTGGCTAgcaaatacataaataataaatatcagTAATGGGATCAGTGGGGATCCCAGTTCCCTTGGCCTTGGGAAAGAAACCCAGGTCAAATGAACTCAATTAACAAAACTCCAACCATCAATAATCCAAGGTAGGTCTTGTAAAAGTATTCGTGAATCAGGAAGGAATTGTCATCCATCCTATctctttttgagaaaaatattaaaaaaagtaattaGCAATGGCAATTTGAAAAGCATAACCTTAACCACCAATTATGAAGCCCAATAATAATGCACCAGATCTGATCCAATTGATGAAGAGATGcaagaaagattaaaataggACATCATTCAAAAATAAAACGAAAAAGTATAGAAACGAACACACTGCAGGCGCACTGTAGATGCAGCAGACAGACATGGGCCGGTCCCTGGCAGTGGCACACTAGTATTACTATATATAATCTCTACAAACAACATTAATCTCCACCACACCCACCTCTTCTCTTAAAGCTGAATCACTTTTCCTTTCTCatttcacacacacatatgtatatatatataggaaatcATAAAGTAAAACCTTATATACCCGTGCTTGGCATGCACGTTGTGGTCCTAATCCCTTCCACTctcaaaaacacacaaaaaaaaaaaaaaaaaaacgaagaaATGTTTAGTTTAACCAGTGGAGCTGTCATTATGATTGAACACGGGACACTGATTCATGGGTCTGGATAGCTGGCCGCCGGCGCTGGCTGGGCAGGTGGCCAGCCCCACCAGCGGCACCATGCAGTTGTAAGCCAGGCACACTGAAGCCGAGTCCGGCAAACCACCTTCTACCGGAAACCCCGTCAAGTAATTGTGCTGCAAGTACAATGTCCTGGTGCTCCCTCGGCGCACCGCGTCAATATACTCCACAGGCACCCTCCCCATCAGACGGTTGTTATTCAAGAATACACTCTCTGCGCCCGCCAGAACAGTTGATATCTCCCCTCCCAGGGAGTTGTGACTGAGGTCCACGACTGATCCTGGGCCGTAGGATGGCGACGATGACGATGATGGTGGTAGCCCACCGGAGAGATTGTTCCGTTGCAGCAGCATTGATGAGAGAGTGGACCGAAAGAGTGAGGCCGGGATGGGCCCACTGAAGCGGTTCATGCTCAAGTCGAGGTACACTAATTCTGATGACAGTGACTGTAGACCGTTGAGTGGGCCCCACATCTGGTTGCCCGACGCCGACAGGTACCGCAGCGGCTCCGGTAGACGAAGCGGCAGCCTCCCCCAGAATCCGTTATTTTTCAGGTCCAGGTGGAGGAGTTGTGCGGGCAGCGACTTCGGGAGCTCTCCGGAGAGCCGGTTGGAGGCCAGAACCAGGACCTTGAGCTGGCTCAACCCCGAGAGGCTCGAAGGGAGAGGTCCGGTGAGCTGATTGGAACTGAGATCGAGCGTGTGGAGGTTCCGGAGGGCTGAAATGGAGGTGGGGATCGGGCCGGTGAGCCGGTTGTTGGTGAGGGAGAGGACTCGGAGCTGGGTGAGTCGACCAAGCTCGGGCGGGATGGGGCCGGTGACAATGCCGGGGAAGAGGACGAGCTGGGTTAATTGGGTGAGCTTGGAGAGGGAAGGGGAGAGGGAGCCGGCGAGCCCCGGCGAGGCGGAGAGGCCGGTGCCGAGAGTGAGGATGGTGACTCTCGGAGGTTCTCCGGAGCAGGTGACGCCGGCGAAATCAGAGCATGGATCCGGCGAGGTGAAGTCCCAGGTGGAGAAGAAGTCGGTGCCCGGCAGGTCGGTCAGGTCGTCTCTGATTTCTCGTAGTGCAGCCAAATCAAGGGCATTGATCCGATCTGCTTGAGCTGGACAGTAGAggtgaaggaggaggaggagaaggagaaagggTGGTAGAAGAAGAGGGTGACGAGGAGGTTGGGCCATCATCATCGTCTCTCTGCTAAATTGGGGGCAGATTTCCATAACTGATAACAGAGAGTATATATTATGGATACGAAAAGGACAAGAGTGCATGTGCTGTAAGCGTACCGTAGATTCATAGGTTTGGTGAACAGAGACAGAGCAGAGAGGGCCCCCATATTACCACTATTTTGTGTAACTGCAAACTGCAAAACATAATAATCTTgaatataaactattttataatatttattaagcCCCACTTATTTGTTCAAACCATACTTAAAACACCACTCACATCTCACAATGGAGTTCTATGCAACtattatatacaatttttttttttatgtaaaattgttgatttgtgattcaaaataacTTGATAACTGttcatttgaatttcatttcatttgcatTTCATGTTGTATTTGGTTTATGTATTATGTTAAATGGATAGTTATTTCTAAAATCCTCCATCCAAGGGTTGCTAGCGTTTTTCCCCTTTGTTTATATGACTCTCTTTTTTGCATTCTAATAGACATTGTATTGTGCACGAACAGAAACTAAATcgcaagagagagaaaggggcatTCGACGAGCAAAAAAAAAACGATAACTAGCAAAGCCTAAAAACCAATAGGTTTTGTATCGATTTCTCTTAAAATTCCTCGGGTGGTGTGTGGAAGAGGTTGTCGATGTGAGAATACTGGGATTGCTCTTGATGTAAGCATGTACTATAGTTTATTGTCTTCATTGCTTTGTAAGTTAGTTTTAGATTTTCTTTGACttcttttattataataaaatttttataaatttattatctattattaaGAGATTGACTAGGATGAAACTCTCTCATGAGTAGGATCATCTTGATCCGAATACGTAAATGTTGTGTTCATTATTTTTGTGTAcattatgtgtgtatttttgtattttttattctatttggGTATTCTTGGATCTTGGTATTACTGGTTTGATTGTGTGTTTTATttcacatatattaataaaaataatatatttttttacattatataaaatatcgatgatttagaaatcataatttttttaattcattatttatttataagtaCCGGAAtaagaaagatgaaaaaaaataaaagaaaaaaagggtcatattttaaaaattaacctTCTTATTATATTAGTAAATATCTATATCAAAGGTCAAGGTGGCACGCAATCTAGTCTTGAGGTggcacatttttttttttttgtcaagtcGTTATGTGTCATCACACCCCTTtctttgattaataaaatatggAGTTTAGAATTAAGGTAGAAGTATGGATAATATACCAACTAAGACcatattattatatcaaatCACGTAAGATCTATGTTGTATGGAAACGGAAACAGaaacgaaaatgaaaaatgtgaaatggtattttttaaaaaagttagaaaatagaaatatagggtaaactgtaatttttaaaaatatagaggtatatgtgaaattaaattataatttatatactataaataatgTAAACCCTAAATTACATCGGTGGTTGCTGTTAATGGCGGACCGTCGCCGTCGCCCTATCTCGTCGCTCGCTCTCAATGGCCGATTGTCGCTGCTTCAATCGTTTCTGCCATAGTTGTCGCCTCTTTTGCCATCGACGCATCTCTTGCCCTCGCCTTCCCCGTCGATCTCGCCTCTCACAGTCAACGCGTCTCTGCCATCGTTGCTGCCTCTCTCGCCATCGACAAGTTTCTTACCGTCACTCTCGTCTtcgatctcgcctctctcaCAGTCGACACGTCTCTGCCACCATCGTTCGTCTCTCTCGCCATCGACGACTCTCTTATCCTCACCCTAGCCTtcgatctcgcctctctcaCAATCAACATGTCTCTGCCATCGTCACTCACTTCTCACCCTCATCGCCGACCCCCGTCCGCCGTCGTACACTCCATCTCTCGCCTCACTATCGACCGTCGCCGCATACTCCATATCTCGCCTCGCCGTTGCCTCACCTCTCGGTGACCTTTTCCTCGTTGCAGGTGACTGGTAGCTGGAAACGCATTTCCTGCGGAAGACGCGTTTCCAACAtgtttctgtaaattgcgaaactCCCCCTGGAACGTTTCGCAATTTATAGAAACGTCCCAAACACGGTTTCTGGCCGTCTTCGCGTTTTCAAAATGCGAAATGGTTCAAAAATGACGAAACGACTCGTCCGAGCCGTTTTCGTGCTTCATAGCATAAGATAATCAACAAAAATCACGCCCAGCCCTTAAGGTGAAGGGAAGGTTAAGACCTTAGCCTGCTTAGCCTCTAAAGATGTTTGATTGAAGGTGAAAAATGAggtgaaattttaattttatagaattttaatttttactccatcttctaaaaaatttaatttcttgattttaaaaaaaaatttactttttaaattaagatggaattagtattttatgaaaaaaatttgattaatttttttaaaatttagatgaaaaataaattatatccctatttttcaTTCTATCAAACGCACCTTTACATTCGTTTTCTAAACTCTGAACCCTAATTTACTCGTTGGAACTTTTCCtgagaaacaaaaattaattccaTAGTTACAAGAATTAGCAGATGGTGATTTGGGTCCCTGCTCACAAAAACATCAATAAATTTCTTCGATCaccatttgaatttgaattgcgTAACAATAACATTTTGTGTTGTAGGCGCATTAAAAATTATGGTTCAGCTGTTGAAGTTAGTTAATGCGACGAACTCAAATTAGGACGTATCGCTTATGGTATGGACGATAATTAATTTATTGCCTGTTTGAAAGCCTTCTTAACACCAAATATATGTTATGAGTAGTTAATATGTTGCTATCTCACTCTATTAAACCCTACCTTATCTTAAACTAAATTTATTGTGTCTTACTATAAAAATATTGTTGAGGATTGTGTTACATGTACCGATGGAATGACATGCTCGACGactgaattaaattttatagatCAAATTTCATCATCGATCATCAAGACACAATAGATGGAAGAAGCCTTCATGAAGCTTGATGGGGGCTTGGATAAAGCCCGATCATGCTATATGTACCGACGGAATGACATGTTCGATGACCAAAATTGGATTTCATAGATCGAATTTCACCATCGATCATCAAAGCATTGCGAATGGAAGAAGCCCGGGCTTCATGAAACTCGATCAGGCTTGTTTCATGAAGACCAATTGGGCTTTATCCAAAGGCGACAGTCGTGGTGAATATGAAAATTGGGTGAtgacatttttgtcatttggcGCATTCGATCATCCTCTCAGTAACTCAATAATTTGTACAAGTAGGcttttaattatcttattaggaaaacaataaaaaaaaatagcccacctattttttataatcaatAAATGGAGAGAAATACATTAATTCTTGTTAGGGATTcgtaattctaaaattaaaaatttgaaataaatataatttttctaatttgattttaatataaaacaatacttttaattaatgtTGACTGTCAAGCCCAAGCAAGCTTTTCCACCACTTTAAAGCTCATTATTAAGTATTAACTACTCCTGTTAAtgctcattttttataaatatagaatttatctcattttattttattttttggatcaaATTAACTCATCTTGATTGCtttacaatattaattaattgattattaataattattattatatttatctacATTTCATATGTCCAATTATTTGTTTCCAATGTTATTTTGTAGGTTAAAATATATACATCCAAGTTGGCTGCATGCTTCTGCCTTATAAAATGATAGCAAGGCATCAAGCATGCGGCTAAGTGGACAACTTTTTATGGCCCAAAGCTCACTCAACCCCCCAAACACCGGACCACTAAGCGTGCCTTCCACCATATTCTCCGATCCATAAATTTGAGATCGTTCTACCAACCAAGTTCCGGCAATTTTcgtttttaatttcttatatttagtttttatttttttaaataaaaatgaacgtattttttaataatatttgttgaTGTTACCTGTGAACAATCACATAACTAAGACTACGGCAATACCAACGATCCAAGAAATATCCAAATAAAACGAAGATACGAAAATGAACGTAACACACTAAACACAATAGAAATTAGAAATCGAACAAGGCATATACGTGTTCGAATTAGAAAGAATTCTACTCATGGCAGATGTTTCACctttagtcaatccactagaataTGTACATACATATTTACATAGGATTTACAGAGATTACACAACAATCTACAAGAACCAAAGAAGACCACTTACAGTATCGCACACAAGAAGAAAAATCGAGTACAAAGCTCAATGCCCCGAGCCATTCCCAACACTCACGACgttcttcttcattctctttcACACACCACACAAGGAACTTCATAGAGAAgattgatataaaaataagGGTTTCTTTCTTACCAGATTGTTGTCTCCCACTTTTGTAGTTTTTTGCTTTTGTTCTGTGCACATTCTTCTTGCTCGATCAAGGCTTCTCAATTTGTGTATGTTGCACAATGATTTTCCCCCAATTCATTGCTTTATATACATGTTGACTAAAGACATGAATGATATAAATGAGTTTGACACAATAAGCTTGGGTTTAGGCTTGGGCTAAAGACACCAATGACCCAACCTAACTTATTTATACACAACCCAAATACAAATCCGCATGTAAATGAAATTAAGACCAAATGTAATGCAAATGAAATGGAAAtcaaatgcaaacatttatcaatatattttgaatcataaatcctaacaaTATTGCTTCAGGTATCCTAAATTTGATTCTAAGTTATAACTGGGCTAGGTCTAACTAACTTAAAACCTCTCGGAGTGGCGCATACAATGCACTGCACAAGTTCGAGAGTTTGAGTACCATAAAGTTATGGGTTCGAATATGACTATGTGCAACGCTTGATAATTTGTGTATATCAGTGGCGTTAGGGTCCTAGTTTCAACTCGCAATGTACATGTTCGACCCGTCAACCTAAGTGAGGCTTACCGTAATTTATAGGGAGGGTGGGAAGATTCGACCAAAGATTGTCTAGTAATGGGGAATCCTCGATTTTTGCGTTAAAAAAACTAAGTCTATTTGACATTATAACGAAGAGCAAATATTAACTATTTGtgtgttcaaaattttgtaagcttttttttttttaaaaaaaaaagaagtaattaAACAgaattttttgtgtttatttatagaattctaaaaataaaactaaaaatacaattaaaaggCGGCATTAGGTAAgtttattacatttttttagtaagtttcttttttatattttatcaaatataacGCATCTCAACAATGTACTTAAATCCAAAGTGACTGAAGAATAGAAGTCTCTATGTAAATAATgagttacaaaaataaattatctcaCTCCCAACCTACAAAATATATACAGGTTAAGAGCAAATTACAGTGGTGAGATCACACTCAGGGAGTAGACCATTATTTATAGGCTTGAACCTATACATAGCTAAGATTCGAAGTTATTACCTATCTTGTATTTAAATTCACACAAAAATAAGAGAGTTTAAGTCAAGGTCAGGTCTAACCCACACTAGCTAAGAGAggtgaaaaaatttataataattagcaTTTATTTTAACCAACCGTTGAAAACAATCAGCAATAGCACTAATCGttggaaatttttatataatggGCTTATATTAATGGtgagttttattatttaaattaaattaagttaagaTAAAATGGTCTGTTATAAGACATTCGAAAACCCATAAATAATTGATCTAAATGAAGTGGGCTAATACTCTAAATTTTGTATTGTGGGCCGAATTATTAGTGTAGCCCTATAAAGCCCATTAGGCCAGTGCCACGAAGTCCTAATCAAactcta
This window harbors:
- the LOC127789776 gene encoding LRR receptor-like serine/threonine-protein kinase ER1; the encoded protein is MMMAQPPRHPLLLPPFLLLLLLLHLYCPAQADRINALDLAALREIRDDLTDLPGTDFFSTWDFTSPDPCSDFAGVTCSGEPPRVTILTLGTGLSASPGLAGSLSPSLSKLTQLTQLVLFPGIVTGPIPPELGRLTQLRVLSLTNNRLTGPIPTSISALRNLHTLDLSSNQLTGPLPSSLSGLSQLKVLVLASNRLSGELPKSLPAQLLHLDLKNNGFWGRLPLRLPEPLRYLSASGNQMWGPLNGLQSLSSELVYLDLSMNRFSGPIPASLFRSTLSSMLLQRNNLSGGLPPSSSSSPSYGPGSVVDLSHNSLGGEISTVLAGAESVFLNNNRLMGRVPVEYIDAVRRGSTRTLYLQHNYLTGFPVEGGLPDSASVCLAYNCMVPLVGLATCPASAGGQLSRPMNQCPVFNHNDSSTG